The following coding sequences lie in one Paramormyrops kingsleyae isolate MSU_618 chromosome 15, PKINGS_0.4, whole genome shotgun sequence genomic window:
- the swt1 gene encoding transcriptional protein SWT1 isoform X2, with amino-acid sequence MCVYNRVLVVVGIVLKMKKSSKKKKRKEKKVSPSSFKEDAELSSYMKDHTKKKAKVGEEESQSTSQSRCMRDEDQSNLLRDSPSLSSISGENLSQGKERVYKKPVYKLGRLSLLQSGERGSRGNAGGDLSESPRISQSCSSKLVPSGLDVSKRSSEERRKFSKRHTSGESSCDSFSHQESDQKPERYNLKRRSGTELESPSPHHQKKRAGDSTRHSSRQQPDTYRKSGSPGADAYRPAFQGRKGPELSGSSRDQTPCSKPWQPIRFKIQKKTNLVQGSHVICEQPLSRHAIKGVRTSTGALESECPPYTDRTVVKHALLGVKDAVKRWPKASPSSKGGRKGSPPRPEVPERAHNTDSPKEGHRVFPRTTEASNNDQEVPTTQVVEELHRARSQNELRVNMVESYGELTAMDIDLSEEFTSSSSNKEEILHEPLIVLDTNILLSHLDFVKKMKSLGLGAVGFPIILIPWVVMQELDALKNGKLSNSVACKAGPAVHYIYTCLKNQEPRLWGQSMQQAAKTSYMLNAENNDDRVLQCCLQYQVIYPGGTLILCTNDKNLCSKAILSGVRALSKDDLESEAERVKRGVQASGCLSSWGPPPAEKAGNRGFETGRKTAAVGSCELGPCVSVLEDALQEVLSKVLMKEMKVAYGDLWEEIVFVKPPWTVCDLLRCYTKHWIAVFGNVFQRNLLRTVQCLSDMLCKGRMLDRCAVRRAALEAQQLLRAFGRRSDYEGQVVRSLSALEPLLQEPCKPETDVPASPLISPNIDAVMSEEEGSLETQPSHLEVWEVFENIWSNACQISSAVFMALQFDPGSMETSMPESRPPPPEGALSCLCSLAGTIRQLLHAVHGVLVSDCSFEDVQSLFTFICSTEITLAKPRFTAKDLFQCLSQHEYREKLRVGGIQLEDLGNKLELCASARGYGTASSSWT; translated from the exons GTGCATGCGTGATGAAGACCAAAGCAATCTGCTGCGAGACAGTCCCTCCTTATCGAGTATCAGTGGGGAGAACCTCAGCCAGGGGAAGGAGAGAGTCTACAAAAAGCCTGTTTACAAATTGGGGAGATTGAGCCTGTTGCAGAGTGGAGAGAGAGGCTCGAGGGGTAATGCAGGGGGTGACCTGAGCGAGTCACCCCGCATCTCTCAGAGTTGCTCATCCAAGTTGGTTCCATCTGGTCTGGATGTGTCCAAGCGCTCAAGCGAGGAAAGGAGGAAGTTCAGCAAGAGGCACACTAGCGGGGAATCTTCCTGTGACAGCTTCAGCCACCAAGAAAGTGACCAGAAGCCGGAAAGGTATAATCTGAAGAGAAGATCTGGGACAGAGCTGGAAAGCCCAAGCCCACACCATCAGAAAAAGAGAGCCGGTGATTCCACCAGACACTCTTCACGCCAGCAGCCTGATACCTACAGGAAATCGGGTTCCCCTGGTGCAGACGCATACCGGCCAGCATTCCAGGGCAGAAAGGGCCCAGAGCTGTCAGGGAGCAGCCGAGACCAGACGCCATGTTCGAAACCATGGCAACCCATCAGATTCAAAATACAGAAGAAGACAAACCTGGTGCAAGGCAGCCATGTAATCTGTGAACAGCCCTTAAGCAGACATGCAATCAAAGGCGTCAGAACAAGCACTGGTGCCTTGGAATCTGAATGCCCCCCCTATACAGACAGGACAGTAGTGAAACATGCACTTCTGGGTGTGAAAGATGCAGTAAAGAGATGGCCCAAAGCCAGTCCATCGTCAAAGGGGGGGCGAAAGGGAAGCCCCCCTCGTCCGGAAGTGCCAGAACGGGCTCACAACACTGACTCACCG AAAGAAGGTCACAGAGTTTTTCCTAGGACCACTGAAGCCTCCAACAATGATCAGGAGGTACCAACG ACTCAGGTGGTGGAGGAGTTACATCGAGCCCGATCTCAGAATGAGCtgcgggtcaacatggtggaGAGCTACGGGGAGCTGACCGCCATGGACATCGACCTGTCGGAGGAGTTCACCAGTTCATCTTCAA ATAAAGAGGAAATCCTGCATGAACCTCTCATCGTCCTTGACACCAACATCCTCCTCAGTCACCTGGACTTTGTCAAGAAAATGAAATCGCTTGGCCTTGGAG CTGTAGGATTCCCCATCATCCTGATCCCCTGGGTGGTGATGCAGGAGCTGGACGCGCTGAAGAACGGAAAGCTGTCTAACAGTGTGGCGTGCAAGGCGGGCCCTGCCGTCCACTACATTTACACCTGCCTGAAGAACCAGGAGCCGCGGCTGTGGGGCCAGTCCATGCAGCAGGCCGCGAAGACATCCT ATATGCTTAATGCGGAGAATAATGATGACCGAGTGCTGCAGTGCTGTCTGCAGTACCAGGTTATATACCCAGGGGGCACTCTCATTCTCTGCAC CAACGACAAGAACCTGTGCAGCAAGGCCATACTGAGCGGGGTCAGAGCTCTGAGCAAGGATGACCTGGAATCCGAGGCGGAGAGGGTCAAGCGCGGCGTCCAGGCCAGTGGCTGTCTGAGTTCCTGGGGGCCCCCGCCTGCAGAAAAAG CCGGGAACAGAGGCTTTGAGACGGGGAGGAAGACGGCCGCAGTGGGTTCCTGTGAGCTCGGCCCCTGCGTCTCTGTGCTGGAGGATGCCCTGCAGGAGGTGCTGTCAAAGGTGCTGATGAAGGAGATGAAGGTTGCCTATGGCGATCTGTGGGAGGAG ATTGTGTTTGTGAAGCCACCTTGGACCGTGTGCGACCTCCTACGGTGCTATACGAAGCACTGGATCGCTGTATTTGGAAACGTCTTCCAACGGAATCTCCTGCGCACTGTTCAATGTCTGAGTGACATGCTCTGCAAAG gcaggaTGCTGGACAGATGTGCCGTCAGGCGGGCGGCTCTGGAGGCCCAGCAGCTGCTGCGTGCGTTCGGGCGGCGTTCGGACTATGAGGGCCAGGTCGTCCGGTCCCTGTCGGCGCTGGAGCCCCTGCTGCAGGAGCCCTGCAAG CCAGAAACGGATGTCCCTGCAAGCCCACTGATTTCCCCAAACATCGATGCCGTCATGTCCGAGGAGGAGGGATCGTTGGAGACCCAGCCCTCACATCTTGAGGTGTGGGAGGTGTTTGAGAACATCTGGAGTAACGCGTGCCAGATCAG CTCTGCTGTGTTCATGGCTCTCCAGTTTGACCCAGGCTCCATGGAGACCAGCATGCCTGAGAGCAGGCCGCCCCCCCCGGAGGGTGCCCTCTCCTGCCTGTGCTCGCTCGCCGGTACCATCCGCCAGCTGCTACATGCCGTCCACGG AGTGCTTGTGTCCGACTGCTCCTTTGAGGACGTGCAGTCTCTGTTCACCTTCATCTGCTCCACTGAG ATCACGTTGGCGAAGCCAAGGTTCACTGCCAAGGACCTGTTTCAGTGTCTTTCCCAACATGAGTACAG GGAGAAGTTGCGAGTGGGAGGGATCCAGCTGGAAGATCTTGGGAACAAACTGGagctctgtgcctctgccagggGGTATGGGACTGCAAGCAGCTCCTGGACGTGA
- the swt1 gene encoding transcriptional protein SWT1 isoform X4, protein MKKSSKKKKRKEKKVSPSSFKEDAELSSYMKDHTKKKAKVGEEESQSTSQSRCMRDEDQSNLLRDSPSLSSISGENLSQGKERVYKKPVYKLGRLSLLQSGERGSRGNAGGDLSESPRISQSCSSKLVPSGLDVSKRSSEERRKFSKRHTSGESSCDSFSHQESDQKPERYNLKRRSGTELESPSPHHQKKRAGDSTRHSSRQQPDTYRKSGSPGADAYRPAFQGRKGPELSGSSRDQTPCSKPWQPIRFKIQKKTNLVQGSHVICEQPLSRHAIKGVRTSTGALESECPPYTDRTVVKHALLGVKDAVKRWPKASPSSKGGRKGSPPRPEVPERAHNTDSPKEGHRVFPRTTEASNNDQEVPTTQVVEELHRARSQNELRVNMVESYGELTAMDIDLSEEFTSSSSNKEEILHEPLIVLDTNILLSHLDFVKKMKSLGLGAVGFPIILIPWVVMQELDALKNGKLSNSVACKAGPAVHYIYTCLKNQEPRLWGQSMQQAAKTSYMLNAENNDDRVLQCCLQYQVIYPGGTLILCTNDKNLCSKAILSGVRALSKDDLESEAERVKRGVQASGCLSSWGPPPAEKAGNRGFETGRKTAAVGSCELGPCVSVLEDALQEVLSKVLMKEMKVAYGDLWEEIVFVKPPWTVCDLLRCYTKHWIAVFGNVFQRNLLRTVQCLSDMLCKGRMLDRCAVRRAALEAQQLLRAFGRRSDYEGQVVRSLSALEPLLQEPCKPETDVPASPLISPNIDAVMSEEEGSLETQPSHLEVWEVFENIWSNACQISSAVFMALQFDPGSMETSMPESRPPPPEGALSCLCSLAGTIRQLLHAVHGVLVSDCSFEDVQSLFTFICSTEITLAKPRFTAKDLFQCLSQHEYREKLRVGGIQLEDLGNKLELCASARGYGTASSSWT, encoded by the exons GTGCATGCGTGATGAAGACCAAAGCAATCTGCTGCGAGACAGTCCCTCCTTATCGAGTATCAGTGGGGAGAACCTCAGCCAGGGGAAGGAGAGAGTCTACAAAAAGCCTGTTTACAAATTGGGGAGATTGAGCCTGTTGCAGAGTGGAGAGAGAGGCTCGAGGGGTAATGCAGGGGGTGACCTGAGCGAGTCACCCCGCATCTCTCAGAGTTGCTCATCCAAGTTGGTTCCATCTGGTCTGGATGTGTCCAAGCGCTCAAGCGAGGAAAGGAGGAAGTTCAGCAAGAGGCACACTAGCGGGGAATCTTCCTGTGACAGCTTCAGCCACCAAGAAAGTGACCAGAAGCCGGAAAGGTATAATCTGAAGAGAAGATCTGGGACAGAGCTGGAAAGCCCAAGCCCACACCATCAGAAAAAGAGAGCCGGTGATTCCACCAGACACTCTTCACGCCAGCAGCCTGATACCTACAGGAAATCGGGTTCCCCTGGTGCAGACGCATACCGGCCAGCATTCCAGGGCAGAAAGGGCCCAGAGCTGTCAGGGAGCAGCCGAGACCAGACGCCATGTTCGAAACCATGGCAACCCATCAGATTCAAAATACAGAAGAAGACAAACCTGGTGCAAGGCAGCCATGTAATCTGTGAACAGCCCTTAAGCAGACATGCAATCAAAGGCGTCAGAACAAGCACTGGTGCCTTGGAATCTGAATGCCCCCCCTATACAGACAGGACAGTAGTGAAACATGCACTTCTGGGTGTGAAAGATGCAGTAAAGAGATGGCCCAAAGCCAGTCCATCGTCAAAGGGGGGGCGAAAGGGAAGCCCCCCTCGTCCGGAAGTGCCAGAACGGGCTCACAACACTGACTCACCG AAAGAAGGTCACAGAGTTTTTCCTAGGACCACTGAAGCCTCCAACAATGATCAGGAGGTACCAACG ACTCAGGTGGTGGAGGAGTTACATCGAGCCCGATCTCAGAATGAGCtgcgggtcaacatggtggaGAGCTACGGGGAGCTGACCGCCATGGACATCGACCTGTCGGAGGAGTTCACCAGTTCATCTTCAA ATAAAGAGGAAATCCTGCATGAACCTCTCATCGTCCTTGACACCAACATCCTCCTCAGTCACCTGGACTTTGTCAAGAAAATGAAATCGCTTGGCCTTGGAG CTGTAGGATTCCCCATCATCCTGATCCCCTGGGTGGTGATGCAGGAGCTGGACGCGCTGAAGAACGGAAAGCTGTCTAACAGTGTGGCGTGCAAGGCGGGCCCTGCCGTCCACTACATTTACACCTGCCTGAAGAACCAGGAGCCGCGGCTGTGGGGCCAGTCCATGCAGCAGGCCGCGAAGACATCCT ATATGCTTAATGCGGAGAATAATGATGACCGAGTGCTGCAGTGCTGTCTGCAGTACCAGGTTATATACCCAGGGGGCACTCTCATTCTCTGCAC CAACGACAAGAACCTGTGCAGCAAGGCCATACTGAGCGGGGTCAGAGCTCTGAGCAAGGATGACCTGGAATCCGAGGCGGAGAGGGTCAAGCGCGGCGTCCAGGCCAGTGGCTGTCTGAGTTCCTGGGGGCCCCCGCCTGCAGAAAAAG CCGGGAACAGAGGCTTTGAGACGGGGAGGAAGACGGCCGCAGTGGGTTCCTGTGAGCTCGGCCCCTGCGTCTCTGTGCTGGAGGATGCCCTGCAGGAGGTGCTGTCAAAGGTGCTGATGAAGGAGATGAAGGTTGCCTATGGCGATCTGTGGGAGGAG ATTGTGTTTGTGAAGCCACCTTGGACCGTGTGCGACCTCCTACGGTGCTATACGAAGCACTGGATCGCTGTATTTGGAAACGTCTTCCAACGGAATCTCCTGCGCACTGTTCAATGTCTGAGTGACATGCTCTGCAAAG gcaggaTGCTGGACAGATGTGCCGTCAGGCGGGCGGCTCTGGAGGCCCAGCAGCTGCTGCGTGCGTTCGGGCGGCGTTCGGACTATGAGGGCCAGGTCGTCCGGTCCCTGTCGGCGCTGGAGCCCCTGCTGCAGGAGCCCTGCAAG CCAGAAACGGATGTCCCTGCAAGCCCACTGATTTCCCCAAACATCGATGCCGTCATGTCCGAGGAGGAGGGATCGTTGGAGACCCAGCCCTCACATCTTGAGGTGTGGGAGGTGTTTGAGAACATCTGGAGTAACGCGTGCCAGATCAG CTCTGCTGTGTTCATGGCTCTCCAGTTTGACCCAGGCTCCATGGAGACCAGCATGCCTGAGAGCAGGCCGCCCCCCCCGGAGGGTGCCCTCTCCTGCCTGTGCTCGCTCGCCGGTACCATCCGCCAGCTGCTACATGCCGTCCACGG AGTGCTTGTGTCCGACTGCTCCTTTGAGGACGTGCAGTCTCTGTTCACCTTCATCTGCTCCACTGAG ATCACGTTGGCGAAGCCAAGGTTCACTGCCAAGGACCTGTTTCAGTGTCTTTCCCAACATGAGTACAG GGAGAAGTTGCGAGTGGGAGGGATCCAGCTGGAAGATCTTGGGAACAAACTGGagctctgtgcctctgccagggGGTATGGGACTGCAAGCAGCTCCTGGACGTGA
- the swt1 gene encoding transcriptional protein SWT1 isoform X3 — MFGTKTVLLQSSTGIVLKMKKSSKKKKRKEKKVSPSSFKEDAELSSYMKDHTKKKAKVGEEESQSTSQSRCMRDEDQSNLLRDSPSLSSISGENLSQGKERVYKKPVYKLGRLSLLQSGERGSRGNAGGDLSESPRISQSCSSKLVPSGLDVSKRSSEERRKFSKRHTSGESSCDSFSHQESDQKPERYNLKRRSGTELESPSPHHQKKRAGDSTRHSSRQQPDTYRKSGSPGADAYRPAFQGRKGPELSGSSRDQTPCSKPWQPIRFKIQKKTNLVQGSHVICEQPLSRHAIKGVRTSTGALESECPPYTDRTVVKHALLGVKDAVKRWPKASPSSKGGRKGSPPRPEVPERAHNTDSPKEGHRVFPRTTEASNNDQETQVVEELHRARSQNELRVNMVESYGELTAMDIDLSEEFTSSSSNKEEILHEPLIVLDTNILLSHLDFVKKMKSLGLGAVGFPIILIPWVVMQELDALKNGKLSNSVACKAGPAVHYIYTCLKNQEPRLWGQSMQQAAKTSYMLNAENNDDRVLQCCLQYQVIYPGGTLILCTNDKNLCSKAILSGVRALSKDDLESEAERVKRGVQASGCLSSWGPPPAEKAGNRGFETGRKTAAVGSCELGPCVSVLEDALQEVLSKVLMKEMKVAYGDLWEEIVFVKPPWTVCDLLRCYTKHWIAVFGNVFQRNLLRTVQCLSDMLCKGRMLDRCAVRRAALEAQQLLRAFGRRSDYEGQVVRSLSALEPLLQEPCKPETDVPASPLISPNIDAVMSEEEGSLETQPSHLEVWEVFENIWSNACQISSAVFMALQFDPGSMETSMPESRPPPPEGALSCLCSLAGTIRQLLHAVHGVLVSDCSFEDVQSLFTFICSTEITLAKPRFTAKDLFQCLSQHEYREKLRVGGIQLEDLGNKLELCASARGYGTASSSWT, encoded by the exons GTGCATGCGTGATGAAGACCAAAGCAATCTGCTGCGAGACAGTCCCTCCTTATCGAGTATCAGTGGGGAGAACCTCAGCCAGGGGAAGGAGAGAGTCTACAAAAAGCCTGTTTACAAATTGGGGAGATTGAGCCTGTTGCAGAGTGGAGAGAGAGGCTCGAGGGGTAATGCAGGGGGTGACCTGAGCGAGTCACCCCGCATCTCTCAGAGTTGCTCATCCAAGTTGGTTCCATCTGGTCTGGATGTGTCCAAGCGCTCAAGCGAGGAAAGGAGGAAGTTCAGCAAGAGGCACACTAGCGGGGAATCTTCCTGTGACAGCTTCAGCCACCAAGAAAGTGACCAGAAGCCGGAAAGGTATAATCTGAAGAGAAGATCTGGGACAGAGCTGGAAAGCCCAAGCCCACACCATCAGAAAAAGAGAGCCGGTGATTCCACCAGACACTCTTCACGCCAGCAGCCTGATACCTACAGGAAATCGGGTTCCCCTGGTGCAGACGCATACCGGCCAGCATTCCAGGGCAGAAAGGGCCCAGAGCTGTCAGGGAGCAGCCGAGACCAGACGCCATGTTCGAAACCATGGCAACCCATCAGATTCAAAATACAGAAGAAGACAAACCTGGTGCAAGGCAGCCATGTAATCTGTGAACAGCCCTTAAGCAGACATGCAATCAAAGGCGTCAGAACAAGCACTGGTGCCTTGGAATCTGAATGCCCCCCCTATACAGACAGGACAGTAGTGAAACATGCACTTCTGGGTGTGAAAGATGCAGTAAAGAGATGGCCCAAAGCCAGTCCATCGTCAAAGGGGGGGCGAAAGGGAAGCCCCCCTCGTCCGGAAGTGCCAGAACGGGCTCACAACACTGACTCACCG AAAGAAGGTCACAGAGTTTTTCCTAGGACCACTGAAGCCTCCAACAATGATCAGGAG ACTCAGGTGGTGGAGGAGTTACATCGAGCCCGATCTCAGAATGAGCtgcgggtcaacatggtggaGAGCTACGGGGAGCTGACCGCCATGGACATCGACCTGTCGGAGGAGTTCACCAGTTCATCTTCAA ATAAAGAGGAAATCCTGCATGAACCTCTCATCGTCCTTGACACCAACATCCTCCTCAGTCACCTGGACTTTGTCAAGAAAATGAAATCGCTTGGCCTTGGAG CTGTAGGATTCCCCATCATCCTGATCCCCTGGGTGGTGATGCAGGAGCTGGACGCGCTGAAGAACGGAAAGCTGTCTAACAGTGTGGCGTGCAAGGCGGGCCCTGCCGTCCACTACATTTACACCTGCCTGAAGAACCAGGAGCCGCGGCTGTGGGGCCAGTCCATGCAGCAGGCCGCGAAGACATCCT ATATGCTTAATGCGGAGAATAATGATGACCGAGTGCTGCAGTGCTGTCTGCAGTACCAGGTTATATACCCAGGGGGCACTCTCATTCTCTGCAC CAACGACAAGAACCTGTGCAGCAAGGCCATACTGAGCGGGGTCAGAGCTCTGAGCAAGGATGACCTGGAATCCGAGGCGGAGAGGGTCAAGCGCGGCGTCCAGGCCAGTGGCTGTCTGAGTTCCTGGGGGCCCCCGCCTGCAGAAAAAG CCGGGAACAGAGGCTTTGAGACGGGGAGGAAGACGGCCGCAGTGGGTTCCTGTGAGCTCGGCCCCTGCGTCTCTGTGCTGGAGGATGCCCTGCAGGAGGTGCTGTCAAAGGTGCTGATGAAGGAGATGAAGGTTGCCTATGGCGATCTGTGGGAGGAG ATTGTGTTTGTGAAGCCACCTTGGACCGTGTGCGACCTCCTACGGTGCTATACGAAGCACTGGATCGCTGTATTTGGAAACGTCTTCCAACGGAATCTCCTGCGCACTGTTCAATGTCTGAGTGACATGCTCTGCAAAG gcaggaTGCTGGACAGATGTGCCGTCAGGCGGGCGGCTCTGGAGGCCCAGCAGCTGCTGCGTGCGTTCGGGCGGCGTTCGGACTATGAGGGCCAGGTCGTCCGGTCCCTGTCGGCGCTGGAGCCCCTGCTGCAGGAGCCCTGCAAG CCAGAAACGGATGTCCCTGCAAGCCCACTGATTTCCCCAAACATCGATGCCGTCATGTCCGAGGAGGAGGGATCGTTGGAGACCCAGCCCTCACATCTTGAGGTGTGGGAGGTGTTTGAGAACATCTGGAGTAACGCGTGCCAGATCAG CTCTGCTGTGTTCATGGCTCTCCAGTTTGACCCAGGCTCCATGGAGACCAGCATGCCTGAGAGCAGGCCGCCCCCCCCGGAGGGTGCCCTCTCCTGCCTGTGCTCGCTCGCCGGTACCATCCGCCAGCTGCTACATGCCGTCCACGG AGTGCTTGTGTCCGACTGCTCCTTTGAGGACGTGCAGTCTCTGTTCACCTTCATCTGCTCCACTGAG ATCACGTTGGCGAAGCCAAGGTTCACTGCCAAGGACCTGTTTCAGTGTCTTTCCCAACATGAGTACAG GGAGAAGTTGCGAGTGGGAGGGATCCAGCTGGAAGATCTTGGGAACAAACTGGagctctgtgcctctgccagggGGTATGGGACTGCAAGCAGCTCCTGGACGTGA
- the swt1 gene encoding transcriptional protein SWT1 isoform X1: MFGTKTVLLQSSTGIVLKMKKSSKKKKRKEKKVSPSSFKEDAELSSYMKDHTKKKAKVGEEESQSTSQSRCMRDEDQSNLLRDSPSLSSISGENLSQGKERVYKKPVYKLGRLSLLQSGERGSRGNAGGDLSESPRISQSCSSKLVPSGLDVSKRSSEERRKFSKRHTSGESSCDSFSHQESDQKPERYNLKRRSGTELESPSPHHQKKRAGDSTRHSSRQQPDTYRKSGSPGADAYRPAFQGRKGPELSGSSRDQTPCSKPWQPIRFKIQKKTNLVQGSHVICEQPLSRHAIKGVRTSTGALESECPPYTDRTVVKHALLGVKDAVKRWPKASPSSKGGRKGSPPRPEVPERAHNTDSPKEGHRVFPRTTEASNNDQEVPTTQVVEELHRARSQNELRVNMVESYGELTAMDIDLSEEFTSSSSNKEEILHEPLIVLDTNILLSHLDFVKKMKSLGLGAVGFPIILIPWVVMQELDALKNGKLSNSVACKAGPAVHYIYTCLKNQEPRLWGQSMQQAAKTSYMLNAENNDDRVLQCCLQYQVIYPGGTLILCTNDKNLCSKAILSGVRALSKDDLESEAERVKRGVQASGCLSSWGPPPAEKAGNRGFETGRKTAAVGSCELGPCVSVLEDALQEVLSKVLMKEMKVAYGDLWEEIVFVKPPWTVCDLLRCYTKHWIAVFGNVFQRNLLRTVQCLSDMLCKGRMLDRCAVRRAALEAQQLLRAFGRRSDYEGQVVRSLSALEPLLQEPCKPETDVPASPLISPNIDAVMSEEEGSLETQPSHLEVWEVFENIWSNACQISSAVFMALQFDPGSMETSMPESRPPPPEGALSCLCSLAGTIRQLLHAVHGVLVSDCSFEDVQSLFTFICSTEITLAKPRFTAKDLFQCLSQHEYREKLRVGGIQLEDLGNKLELCASARGYGTASSSWT; encoded by the exons GTGCATGCGTGATGAAGACCAAAGCAATCTGCTGCGAGACAGTCCCTCCTTATCGAGTATCAGTGGGGAGAACCTCAGCCAGGGGAAGGAGAGAGTCTACAAAAAGCCTGTTTACAAATTGGGGAGATTGAGCCTGTTGCAGAGTGGAGAGAGAGGCTCGAGGGGTAATGCAGGGGGTGACCTGAGCGAGTCACCCCGCATCTCTCAGAGTTGCTCATCCAAGTTGGTTCCATCTGGTCTGGATGTGTCCAAGCGCTCAAGCGAGGAAAGGAGGAAGTTCAGCAAGAGGCACACTAGCGGGGAATCTTCCTGTGACAGCTTCAGCCACCAAGAAAGTGACCAGAAGCCGGAAAGGTATAATCTGAAGAGAAGATCTGGGACAGAGCTGGAAAGCCCAAGCCCACACCATCAGAAAAAGAGAGCCGGTGATTCCACCAGACACTCTTCACGCCAGCAGCCTGATACCTACAGGAAATCGGGTTCCCCTGGTGCAGACGCATACCGGCCAGCATTCCAGGGCAGAAAGGGCCCAGAGCTGTCAGGGAGCAGCCGAGACCAGACGCCATGTTCGAAACCATGGCAACCCATCAGATTCAAAATACAGAAGAAGACAAACCTGGTGCAAGGCAGCCATGTAATCTGTGAACAGCCCTTAAGCAGACATGCAATCAAAGGCGTCAGAACAAGCACTGGTGCCTTGGAATCTGAATGCCCCCCCTATACAGACAGGACAGTAGTGAAACATGCACTTCTGGGTGTGAAAGATGCAGTAAAGAGATGGCCCAAAGCCAGTCCATCGTCAAAGGGGGGGCGAAAGGGAAGCCCCCCTCGTCCGGAAGTGCCAGAACGGGCTCACAACACTGACTCACCG AAAGAAGGTCACAGAGTTTTTCCTAGGACCACTGAAGCCTCCAACAATGATCAGGAGGTACCAACG ACTCAGGTGGTGGAGGAGTTACATCGAGCCCGATCTCAGAATGAGCtgcgggtcaacatggtggaGAGCTACGGGGAGCTGACCGCCATGGACATCGACCTGTCGGAGGAGTTCACCAGTTCATCTTCAA ATAAAGAGGAAATCCTGCATGAACCTCTCATCGTCCTTGACACCAACATCCTCCTCAGTCACCTGGACTTTGTCAAGAAAATGAAATCGCTTGGCCTTGGAG CTGTAGGATTCCCCATCATCCTGATCCCCTGGGTGGTGATGCAGGAGCTGGACGCGCTGAAGAACGGAAAGCTGTCTAACAGTGTGGCGTGCAAGGCGGGCCCTGCCGTCCACTACATTTACACCTGCCTGAAGAACCAGGAGCCGCGGCTGTGGGGCCAGTCCATGCAGCAGGCCGCGAAGACATCCT ATATGCTTAATGCGGAGAATAATGATGACCGAGTGCTGCAGTGCTGTCTGCAGTACCAGGTTATATACCCAGGGGGCACTCTCATTCTCTGCAC CAACGACAAGAACCTGTGCAGCAAGGCCATACTGAGCGGGGTCAGAGCTCTGAGCAAGGATGACCTGGAATCCGAGGCGGAGAGGGTCAAGCGCGGCGTCCAGGCCAGTGGCTGTCTGAGTTCCTGGGGGCCCCCGCCTGCAGAAAAAG CCGGGAACAGAGGCTTTGAGACGGGGAGGAAGACGGCCGCAGTGGGTTCCTGTGAGCTCGGCCCCTGCGTCTCTGTGCTGGAGGATGCCCTGCAGGAGGTGCTGTCAAAGGTGCTGATGAAGGAGATGAAGGTTGCCTATGGCGATCTGTGGGAGGAG ATTGTGTTTGTGAAGCCACCTTGGACCGTGTGCGACCTCCTACGGTGCTATACGAAGCACTGGATCGCTGTATTTGGAAACGTCTTCCAACGGAATCTCCTGCGCACTGTTCAATGTCTGAGTGACATGCTCTGCAAAG gcaggaTGCTGGACAGATGTGCCGTCAGGCGGGCGGCTCTGGAGGCCCAGCAGCTGCTGCGTGCGTTCGGGCGGCGTTCGGACTATGAGGGCCAGGTCGTCCGGTCCCTGTCGGCGCTGGAGCCCCTGCTGCAGGAGCCCTGCAAG CCAGAAACGGATGTCCCTGCAAGCCCACTGATTTCCCCAAACATCGATGCCGTCATGTCCGAGGAGGAGGGATCGTTGGAGACCCAGCCCTCACATCTTGAGGTGTGGGAGGTGTTTGAGAACATCTGGAGTAACGCGTGCCAGATCAG CTCTGCTGTGTTCATGGCTCTCCAGTTTGACCCAGGCTCCATGGAGACCAGCATGCCTGAGAGCAGGCCGCCCCCCCCGGAGGGTGCCCTCTCCTGCCTGTGCTCGCTCGCCGGTACCATCCGCCAGCTGCTACATGCCGTCCACGG AGTGCTTGTGTCCGACTGCTCCTTTGAGGACGTGCAGTCTCTGTTCACCTTCATCTGCTCCACTGAG ATCACGTTGGCGAAGCCAAGGTTCACTGCCAAGGACCTGTTTCAGTGTCTTTCCCAACATGAGTACAG GGAGAAGTTGCGAGTGGGAGGGATCCAGCTGGAAGATCTTGGGAACAAACTGGagctctgtgcctctgccagggGGTATGGGACTGCAAGCAGCTCCTGGACGTGA